The Rubricoccus marinus nucleotide sequence TTGATGTAGCCCTCTTGGTAGTCCTCCCGCAAGAGGAGCGCCAGTTCGTAGATGTCGTCGCCGGGCGGGTCCACGAGCCCCACGCGCAGGCGCCTCGAGTTGTAGCCCCCCTCATCGTAGTACGTCCACTCGTCGCTCACCACCTCGGCCTCTGGCGCCAGCGGGATGGTCGTTTCCGAAGACGCCAGCGGGAGACCTGGAGCCGTAATCTCGATGCGGTACGTCCGCCCAGCCTCTGGCGTCGCCCCGGTGGGGGAGACGTACACCGACGGCTGGATGGAATACGTCGGCTCCCCCTCAGGGCGCGCGGTCTGAAGCACGAGTGTTTCTACCACCGCTCCGCCTTCGTGGATTGTGACCGTCGCGTCTGGCACCTCGTACGAGCGGTTGCTTCCTAGCGGGAGCGACTTGGCCACCGAGACGGTCCACGTGGAGTCCGGCGTGGGAAAAGCGTACACCACCAGCGCCTCTTCGAAGGGAGGCGGGTCGATGCCCACAGAGGTCTCGAACTCGCAGCCCGCCAGAAGCGCGAGCATCAGCGCCAGAGGCGCGAAGTGGGAGAGGCGCATCAAAACTGGAACTGGTACGAGATGGAAGGCACCG carries:
- a CDS encoding DUF4249 domain-containing protein — protein: MRLSHFAPLALMLALLAGCEFETSVGIDPPPFEEALVVYAFPTPDSTWTVSVAKSLPLGSNRSYEVPDATVTIHEGGAVVETLVLQTARPEGEPTYSIQPSVYVSPTGATPEAGRTYRIEITAPGLPLASSETTIPLAPEAEVVSDEWTYYDEGGYNSRRLRVGLVDPPGDDIYELALLLREDYQEGYINEYTYRFTSVTPSFRRGYEFLDIDVGVETDAEYYREVVFRDALFRDRRQEFELDFDTYADEFATRSFAVAVGRVSEPFARYQASRRQQIDNESNPFAEPSPLYSNVDGGYGVVGAFTSVRIALPDPPPPALAAR